From Acidobacteriota bacterium, one genomic window encodes:
- the aroF gene encoding 3-deoxy-7-phosphoheptulonate synthase gives MSTKPILKSLRRPDVETTVVSVGAVRFGDGSYPVIAGPVAVESEEQVMTVASAVLKAGASMLRAGTFRAGETPYGFKGLGEESLWILEHAGKATGLATVTEVLDVGHLGLVADHVDMLEIGPDNMQNFVLLRDVGRTGKPVILTRGPSATVDELLMAAEYILAEDNNNLVLCERGSRGFDPRTTDTIDITAIPAIQQLSHLPVIINPAPAKGGVSLMEPLAMAGRGAGADGLIVSVHPDPDNALAGNGGQMTVKGFTTLMDLLGIPALRDEIDRLDREIIKLLKRRLHSSIGIAHIKVARGLPLRSPDREAELLDEAAADAEELGIDPAYVRAIMKVVLEHSRDAQERAVGTT, from the coding sequence ATGTCAACAAAGCCAATTCTCAAAAGCCTTCGCAGGCCCGATGTCGAAACCACGGTCGTCTCGGTTGGTGCCGTCAGGTTTGGCGACGGGTCGTACCCGGTTATCGCAGGCCCGGTCGCTGTCGAGTCGGAAGAGCAGGTTATGACGGTCGCGTCGGCAGTTCTCAAGGCGGGGGCGTCGATGTTGCGCGCCGGAACGTTTCGCGCCGGGGAGACCCCATATGGTTTCAAGGGTCTCGGCGAAGAGAGCTTGTGGATTCTCGAGCATGCCGGCAAGGCGACAGGTCTTGCAACGGTTACCGAAGTCCTTGATGTTGGCCATCTTGGGCTCGTTGCGGACCATGTGGACATGCTTGAGATCGGCCCGGACAACATGCAGAACTTCGTACTGCTTCGTGATGTTGGGCGCACCGGGAAGCCTGTAATCCTTACCCGCGGGCCGTCAGCAACGGTGGATGAGCTGCTCATGGCGGCCGAGTACATTCTTGCTGAGGACAACAACAACCTTGTGCTGTGCGAGCGAGGGAGCCGCGGTTTCGACCCGCGCACCACGGACACCATCGATATCACGGCCATTCCCGCAATCCAGCAACTCTCACATCTCCCGGTAATTATTAATCCGGCGCCCGCAAAGGGAGGTGTCTCATTGATGGAGCCGCTCGCAATGGCGGGTCGCGGTGCCGGTGCCGACGGTCTGATCGTCTCTGTCCACCCGGATCCCGACAACGCCCTAGCCGGGAACGGTGGGCAAATGACGGTGAAAGGGTTTACCACGTTGATGGACCTGCTTGGGATCCCTGCGTTGCGCGACGAGATCGACCGGCTCGACCGGGAGATCATCAAGCTCCTGAAACGCCGCCTCCACAGTTCGATCGGCATTGCCCACATCAAAGTCGCTCGCGGGCTTCCGCTTCGGTCGCCAGATCGCGAAGCGGAATTGCTTGATGAAGCGGCCGCGGACGCCGAAGAACTGGGCATAGATCCCGCCTACGTCCGGGCAATCATGAAAGTGGTCCTTGAGCACTCACGTGATGCCCAGGAACGGGCGGTCGGAACAACCTAG
- the hflX gene encoding GTPase HflX — protein sequence MTDRSRVERQRKLLTASVTDFEIKRQKAFLVSVVTSTSAIPEAEASLNELALLTDTAGSDPVFDVVVRRTTFDAGTLMGRPRAEALAQQATDLDIDVVILDNELSPGQQRNLEEIFKCDVVDRVGLILDIFAQHAHSSDGILQVELAQHRYRLPRLKGQGKELSRVGGGVGSSGIGTRGAGETKLETDRRRVLNRIHKVERLLEGLAGDRRTRSKSRKKAGLAFLSIVGYTNAGKSTLFNKLTGADVLVEDQLFATLDSTVRKLALPNGHDALVSDTVGFVRRLPHQLIKAFAATLEEVADADVLLHVVDASDADPDQQIESVRTVLREIGASDIEELLVFNKVDVAPAAAVQRLLTLHPGSIAVSAVTGEGIDKLLDAALVALRAGTVEVRLLVPYAKGDVVAKLHEDAEVLSVEHGERGTLVTALIPAADMAQYARYVQV from the coding sequence ATGACGGACCGTTCCCGCGTCGAGCGCCAGCGCAAACTTCTTACTGCGAGTGTCACAGACTTTGAGATCAAGCGCCAGAAGGCGTTCCTCGTGAGTGTTGTGACGTCAACCTCCGCAATCCCCGAGGCCGAAGCGAGCCTCAACGAGCTAGCCCTGCTTACAGACACGGCGGGTTCAGATCCCGTGTTCGATGTCGTCGTCCGCAGAACCACATTCGACGCAGGAACGTTGATGGGGCGCCCGCGAGCTGAGGCACTTGCTCAGCAAGCAACGGACCTCGACATTGACGTTGTCATCCTCGACAACGAACTATCACCCGGTCAACAAAGAAATCTCGAAGAAATCTTCAAGTGTGACGTCGTCGATCGTGTAGGACTCATACTCGACATCTTCGCACAGCACGCTCACAGCAGTGACGGCATCCTCCAGGTCGAACTAGCCCAGCACCGTTACCGATTGCCGAGACTCAAAGGCCAAGGAAAAGAACTTTCTCGGGTCGGTGGAGGTGTGGGCAGCAGCGGCATCGGCACCCGCGGCGCCGGCGAAACAAAGCTCGAGACCGACCGCCGCAGGGTGCTCAATCGGATCCACAAGGTCGAGCGTTTGCTTGAGGGCCTTGCGGGCGACCGGAGAACCCGTTCCAAGTCCCGCAAGAAGGCCGGCCTGGCGTTTCTGTCGATCGTGGGATATACCAACGCCGGCAAGTCGACGTTGTTTAACAAGCTGACGGGAGCCGACGTCCTGGTCGAGGACCAACTTTTCGCCACGCTCGACTCCACAGTGCGCAAGCTCGCACTACCCAACGGGCACGATGCCCTCGTGTCGGACACCGTAGGTTTCGTTCGCCGACTCCCCCATCAGCTAATCAAGGCGTTTGCGGCGACGCTCGAAGAGGTCGCGGACGCCGATGTCCTGTTACACGTTGTGGACGCCAGCGACGCCGATCCGGACCAGCAAATCGAATCCGTCCGCACAGTTCTACGCGAAATCGGTGCAAGCGATATCGAAGAACTATTGGTTTTCAACAAGGTCGACGTCGCACCCGCCGCCGCAGTGCAGCGACTGCTGACGCTACATCCGGGGTCCATTGCAGTGAGCGCCGTCACGGGAGAGGGAATCGACAAGTTACTCGACGCTGCGCTTGTCGCGTTACGTGCGGGGACCGTCGAGGTTCGTCTTCTTGTGCCATACGCTAAGGGTGACGTCGTTGCAAAACTTCACGAAGACGCCGAGGTCTTGTCTGTCGAACACGGCGAACGCGGGACGCTGGTAACCGCCCTGATCCCGGCGGCAGACATGGCCCAATACGCTCGCTACGTCCAGGTGTAA
- a CDS encoding DNA-3-methyladenine glycosylase I, protein MEYFTVHIGDDGIARCWWGIEPDIYRRYHDNEWGMPVSDEHRLFEKLCLEGFQSGLSWLTILNKREAFREVFASFDFDQVAEFTEEDVERLLTDARIVRHRGKIEATINNAARAQELREEFGSLATYFWGYEPTDTAGRSIRESKTPESIAMAKDLKKRGFKFFGPTTAYAFMQAMGIVNDHLSECASYLIVADARTAYVRPT, encoded by the coding sequence ATGGAGTACTTCACAGTCCACATAGGTGACGATGGGATCGCACGGTGCTGGTGGGGTATCGAACCCGACATCTACCGTCGCTACCACGACAACGAGTGGGGAATGCCGGTGTCGGATGAACATCGCCTGTTCGAGAAGCTGTGCCTTGAAGGCTTCCAGTCTGGCCTGAGCTGGTTGACGATTCTCAACAAACGCGAGGCGTTCAGGGAGGTGTTCGCCAGCTTCGACTTCGATCAGGTGGCCGAGTTCACAGAGGAAGATGTCGAGCGCCTTCTCACTGACGCCCGCATAGTGCGTCATAGGGGCAAGATCGAGGCGACGATCAACAACGCTGCCAGAGCGCAGGAACTTCGCGAGGAGTTCGGGTCGTTGGCTACATATTTCTGGGGTTACGAACCGACTGATACCGCTGGTCGTTCGATCCGCGAATCGAAAACTCCAGAGTCGATCGCGATGGCGAAAGATCTCAAGAAACGAGGGTTCAAGTTCTTTGGGCCAACCACTGCGTACGCCTTTATGCAGGCAATGGGGATAGTCAACGATCACCTCTCCGAATGCGCCTCGTATCTAATCGTGGCAGACGCCCGTACCGCCTACGTGCGACCAACGTAG
- a CDS encoding transketolase, with protein sequence MRIAFVETVTELLDERDDIALVLADISVSLFERSGAVSSHPQRVFNVGIREQLMVSVAGGMAVEGMRPIAHSYTPFLIERAYEQIKLDLGHQGVAAILVSIGASYDASSVGRTHAAPEDVSLINALPEWTVHLPGHANEVRTLLRDAAADTGNVYIRLSETQNKDAIKNPASLTTIREASPDTPLVIAVGPMLDRVVGATSGIDVRVVYTTTLGQQSSEDLALLATGGDVIVVEPASVGTSIAHIAGRLNDRPRRFLGIGVPLGEHRMYGTIADHDIQHQLDTGGIRRQIEHWLAG encoded by the coding sequence ATGAGGATTGCGTTCGTGGAAACCGTGACCGAGTTGCTTGACGAGCGAGACGACATAGCGCTGGTACTGGCAGATATCAGTGTGTCGCTGTTTGAACGATCGGGTGCAGTGTCATCTCACCCTCAAAGAGTGTTCAATGTCGGTATCCGCGAACAGCTGATGGTGAGTGTCGCCGGCGGCATGGCGGTTGAGGGCATGCGCCCGATTGCGCACTCCTACACGCCGTTTCTTATCGAGCGCGCATACGAGCAGATCAAACTCGACCTCGGACACCAGGGCGTCGCGGCAATCCTGGTGAGCATCGGCGCTAGCTACGACGCTTCAAGTGTTGGTAGGACTCATGCGGCGCCCGAGGATGTCTCCCTGATCAACGCGCTCCCCGAGTGGACCGTGCACTTGCCCGGCCACGCCAACGAGGTGCGAACACTTCTCCGTGACGCCGCTGCCGATACAGGCAACGTCTACATCCGACTCAGCGAAACACAGAACAAGGATGCAATCAAGAACCCCGCCAGTCTCACCACCATTCGAGAGGCTTCGCCCGACACGCCACTGGTGATCGCGGTGGGTCCGATGCTCGACCGGGTCGTCGGTGCCACCTCCGGCATTGACGTCCGCGTCGTATATACAACGACGCTGGGGCAACAGTCATCAGAAGATCTCGCGCTCCTGGCAACTGGAGGCGACGTGATCGTTGTCGAGCCAGCCAGCGTGGGCACATCCATTGCCCATATCGCCGGCAGACTTAACGATCGACCGCGTCGCTTTCTCGGCATCGGCGTGCCTCTTGGCGAACATCGCATGTACGGGACAATTGCGGACCATGACATCCAACATCAGCTCGATACAGGGGGCATCCGGCGCCAGATTGAGCACTGGCTGGCCGGATGA
- a CDS encoding DUF3054 domain-containing protein, which yields MKRWFWILDGLAVVSFVLLGRESHGLANEWGETLRVATPFLVAFGLGVVVTRAWRSPSRISTGLGLGFVTAVVGLVLRRVAFADGTATPFVIVATAWLVATMVGWRMVAQIAERTSARRASPLV from the coding sequence ATGAAACGGTGGTTCTGGATACTTGACGGGCTGGCTGTGGTGTCGTTCGTTCTACTTGGGCGTGAGAGTCACGGTCTTGCAAACGAGTGGGGTGAGACGCTGCGTGTCGCCACACCCTTTCTGGTTGCATTCGGTCTCGGGGTTGTTGTCACACGGGCGTGGCGGTCGCCATCCCGAATCTCTACCGGTCTCGGTCTTGGATTTGTGACCGCGGTGGTTGGTCTTGTCCTGCGACGCGTAGCGTTCGCCGATGGCACCGCAACGCCGTTCGTCATTGTCGCCACCGCTTGGTTGGTCGCCACGATGGTTGGCTGGCGGATGGTGGCACAGATTGCAGAGCGCACGAGTGCGAGGCGCGCCTCACCCCTCGTCTAG
- a CDS encoding flavin reductase family protein, translated as MESDEFRGIMRQLAAGVTVVTARAGDEPVGMTVSAFTSVAVDPPLVLVCLAIGGATTAAVSATKRFTVNILADDQAEISDRFAFKLQDERFDGVEWTWSEIGTPRIAGLLAHLDCEVTDSLVAGDHIVFVGSAVAGDRSDGAPLVYTGGGYHRPERLDLNRESGK; from the coding sequence ATGGAATCTGACGAGTTTCGGGGGATTATGCGCCAACTTGCCGCGGGCGTCACGGTGGTAACGGCGCGAGCAGGAGATGAACCGGTCGGGATGACCGTCTCGGCGTTCACCTCGGTAGCCGTCGACCCGCCGTTGGTCCTTGTTTGCTTGGCGATCGGCGGAGCGACCACGGCCGCGGTCTCGGCGACGAAAAGATTCACTGTCAACATTCTGGCGGATGATCAAGCAGAAATTTCGGACCGATTCGCATTCAAGCTTCAGGATGAGCGTTTCGACGGTGTCGAGTGGACGTGGAGTGAGATCGGAACCCCCCGCATTGCAGGGCTGCTTGCGCACCTCGATTGCGAAGTCACCGATTCGCTCGTTGCGGGGGACCACATCGTTTTTGTGGGTTCTGCGGTCGCGGGTGATCGCAGCGACGGCGCGCCGTTGGTGTACACCGGTGGCGGATATCACCGCCCCGAGCGACTCGACCTCAACCGGGAATCTGGAAAATAG
- a CDS encoding Gfo/Idh/MocA family oxidoreductase: MSFVRWGVLSTAKIGRTLVIPAMQDAQRCEVVAIASRDAAVARSVANDLSIERAYGSYDALLADADIDAVYIPLPNHMHAQWTIAAARQGKHVLCEKPIALSVAEATTMVTAGAETGVILREAFMYRYQPTWQAVLRLIGEGDIGEITGVDSFFSYFNDDPSNIRNVLKYGGGALMDIGCYPIHLSRLLMGGEPTQITASTRRDPTTGVDTYVAAILEFGDRIATFACSTRVEPDQRVDIYGTAGRVSIEIPFNPPEDQPTRFTLTRDGGSKSQIFEFEASNHYTLQAEAMAAAILDGDSLQDSGEDVLGNIAVIERVFAAAG, encoded by the coding sequence ATGAGTTTTGTGCGTTGGGGAGTGTTGAGCACGGCCAAGATAGGGCGGACATTGGTGATTCCCGCCATGCAAGATGCGCAACGGTGCGAGGTTGTGGCCATTGCATCGCGAGATGCTGCGGTAGCGCGTAGTGTCGCTAACGACCTTTCCATTGAGCGGGCATACGGCTCGTACGACGCCCTCCTTGCCGACGCCGACATCGACGCCGTCTACATCCCCCTGCCAAACCACATGCACGCGCAATGGACGATCGCCGCGGCGAGGCAAGGCAAACACGTTCTTTGCGAGAAACCCATTGCGCTGTCTGTCGCCGAGGCGACCACGATGGTGACAGCGGGTGCCGAGACCGGAGTGATCCTCCGCGAGGCGTTCATGTATCGCTACCAGCCTACGTGGCAGGCTGTCTTGCGCCTCATCGGCGAAGGCGACATCGGCGAGATAACCGGCGTCGATAGCTTCTTCTCCTACTTCAACGACGACCCGTCGAACATCCGCAACGTTCTCAAGTACGGGGGCGGTGCGCTCATGGACATCGGGTGTTATCCAATCCACCTCTCACGACTGCTGATGGGCGGCGAACCGACACAGATCACAGCATCGACTCGCCGCGACCCGACAACGGGCGTTGACACATACGTTGCCGCGATCCTTGAGTTCGGGGACCGAATCGCAACGTTCGCGTGCTCCACAAGAGTCGAACCCGATCAGCGAGTTGACATCTACGGGACGGCTGGTCGTGTGTCTATCGAGATCCCGTTCAACCCACCCGAAGATCAGCCCACGAGATTTACGCTCACCAGGGATGGCGGATCGAAATCCCAGATATTCGAATTCGAGGCATCCAACCATTACACCCTTCAGGCCGAAGCGATGGCGGCGGCAATTCTCGACGGCGACAGCCTGCAAGATTCCGGCGAGGACGTACTGGGCAACATCGCCGTGATCGAGAGAGTGTTCGCCGCCGCGGGTTAG
- a CDS encoding phosphotransferase family protein, translating to MTRDTAPIRTEERFDEDRVAEYLRLELGELLPDAPIAFEQFHGGAANLTYLMMCGDVEFVLRRPPLGETAAGSHDMQREHRVLSRIWQEFPKAPRAYHFCEDAAVMGKPFLVMERRSGHVIRSQWPSSFDGGSGARRHLAEGLVDTLAELHGVAPDSVGLSDLGKPDGFVQRQVDGWLRRWDRAKTRDVRDMERLAGLLTSAVPEPQAASLIHNDFKLDNTMCDDDGNVVAVLDWDMATCGDPLADLGTLLAYWVDADDPTYPIFGDQGVTLTEVMGKAEVTERYADATGFDLSNIDFYEALALYRIAVIIEQIYARYAAGQTTDKRFARFEPLAPILAAAALETLGG from the coding sequence GTGACGCGCGACACTGCGCCGATCCGAACCGAGGAGCGTTTCGACGAAGACCGCGTCGCCGAGTACCTTCGTCTCGAACTCGGCGAGTTGTTGCCGGATGCGCCAATCGCGTTCGAGCAATTTCATGGTGGGGCAGCGAACCTCACATACCTCATGATGTGCGGTGACGTCGAGTTTGTGCTGCGTCGCCCGCCGCTCGGCGAAACAGCAGCCGGTTCACACGATATGCAGCGCGAGCACCGTGTGCTGTCGCGGATCTGGCAAGAGTTCCCGAAGGCCCCGCGGGCGTACCACTTCTGCGAAGACGCCGCCGTCATGGGCAAGCCGTTCCTTGTGATGGAGCGACGCTCGGGGCATGTGATTCGCTCGCAGTGGCCTTCTTCTTTCGATGGCGGTAGCGGTGCGCGGCGCCATCTTGCGGAGGGGCTCGTTGATACCTTGGCCGAGCTCCACGGCGTCGCTCCCGATTCCGTCGGACTGTCTGATCTTGGCAAGCCCGACGGGTTTGTCCAACGCCAAGTCGATGGATGGTTGCGTCGCTGGGACAGGGCTAAGACACGCGATGTCCGCGATATGGAGCGCCTTGCCGGGCTTCTCACTTCGGCGGTCCCCGAACCTCAGGCGGCCTCGCTGATTCACAACGACTTCAAGTTGGACAACACAATGTGCGACGACGACGGAAACGTTGTAGCAGTTCTCGACTGGGATATGGCAACTTGCGGCGATCCGCTTGCGGACCTGGGCACCCTCCTCGCGTACTGGGTCGACGCCGATGATCCCACCTATCCGATCTTTGGCGACCAGGGAGTTACGCTCACTGAGGTCATGGGCAAAGCCGAGGTGACGGAGCGATACGCTGATGCGACCGGCTTTGATCTGTCGAACATCGACTTTTATGAAGCGCTGGCGTTGTACCGCATCGCGGTAATCATCGAACAGATATACGCCCGCTATGCGGCCGGCCAGACGACAGACAAACGTTTCGCCAGATTCGAACCGCTAGCACCGATCCTCGCCGCCGCCGCCCTAGAAACCCTGGGCGGGTAG
- the soxR gene encoding redox-sensitive transcriptional activator SoxR — MRAVVCLVEHTYESIDVAPVYFGRHPPFDLESSTDVVTPSVRRAVVVDHDHGEAVHAYPPSNLNRFHVRALVEFRITDEDEEPRRVESLGCNGAVGADRQGKSVAERPTPNLHAANECPIGVVAERAGRGCKIIKRGGVDEPGCREYRIERLRPVALRKVEPIACPIIRVAIIRAAQSVGLTLSEITESFATLPAARTPTEEDWTRLSQTWREALDERIERLNLLRDQLTRCIGCGCVSLTSCGLINSGDALGAEGAGARRLAQRSTAQS, encoded by the coding sequence ATGCGGGCGGTCGTGTGTCTCGTCGAGCACACGTACGAGAGCATCGACGTCGCGCCCGTTTACTTCGGACGTCACCCACCCTTCGACCTCGAATCGAGCACCGATGTCGTGACTCCATCCGTACGTAGAGCTGTCGTTGTCGATCACGATCACGGTGAGGCGGTCCATGCCTATCCGCCCAGCAACCTGAATCGCTTCCATGTTCGAGCCCTCGTCGAGTTCCGCATCACCGACGAGGACGAAGAACCGCGGCGTGTCGAGTCCCTTGGCTGCAATGGCGCGGTAGGCGCCGATCGCCAAGGGAAGTCCGTGGCCGAGAGACCCACTCCCAATCTCCACGCCGCGAATGAGTGTCCGATCGGGGTGGTGGCCGAGCGTGCTGGTCGTGGTTGCAAAATCATCAAGCGTGGCGGGGTCGATGAACCCGGTTGCCGCGAGTACCGCATAGAACGCCTGCGGCCCGTGGCCCTTCGAAAGGTAGAACCGATCGCGTGCCCCATCATCAGGGTCGCCATCATCCGGGCAGCCCAATCGGTCGGTCTTACGTTGAGCGAAATCACTGAGTCGTTTGCAACGCTGCCAGCCGCCCGAACACCCACAGAGGAGGACTGGACTCGGCTCTCGCAAACATGGCGGGAGGCGCTTGATGAACGGATCGAAAGGCTTAATCTGCTGCGCGATCAACTCACTCGGTGTATCGGCTGCGGGTGTGTGTCGCTCACGTCATGTGGCCTGATCAACTCTGGCGACGCGTTAGGCGCTGAAGGCGCCGGCGCACGGCGTCTCGCGCAGCGGAGTACTGCTCAGTCATAG
- a CDS encoding HIT family protein, whose protein sequence is MASIFTLIMNGTIPGRFVWQDDTVAAFLTIAPINPGHVLVVPRREIDHWTDLPEDLAADLMIVSVRIGRALNDEFTPARVGMIIAGLEVPHAHMHLIPFNVESELSFSRASTDVAAAEFDAVADRIRTRLTAMGYGENATRERRANG, encoded by the coding sequence ATGGCTTCGATCTTCACCCTGATAATGAATGGCACCATCCCAGGACGATTCGTGTGGCAGGACGACACCGTCGCCGCGTTTCTGACGATTGCGCCGATCAACCCAGGCCACGTTCTTGTCGTACCCCGGCGCGAAATCGATCACTGGACCGACCTGCCGGAGGATCTAGCTGCCGACCTGATGATCGTCTCGGTCCGGATCGGGCGGGCGCTAAACGACGAGTTCACTCCGGCCCGCGTTGGCATGATCATCGCTGGACTCGAGGTGCCGCACGCACACATGCATCTCATACCCTTCAACGTCGAGAGCGAGTTGTCGTTTTCCCGGGCGTCGACCGATGTAGCCGCGGCAGAGTTCGACGCCGTTGCGGACAGAATTCGGACGCGGTTGACCGCGATGGGTTATGGCGAGAATGCGACGCGCGAGCGAAGAGCTAATGGCTGA
- a CDS encoding DMT family transporter, whose product MKNVLTTAEGTYAGAFGRQEWGLLLFVGITWGASFLFIAEGLVSFAPGLIATLRIFFGLLVLSFVKKARAPVPREALRPIAILGVLWMAVPFVLFPLAEQSISSALAGMLNGATPIFAVLIASIMLRKAPSRIQIAGLFVGTFGLVLMGLPSLGDPSSARGVLLVLLALVFYAYSINLAAPLQQQYGALPVLWRLQIAALIASLPLGLFGLTQSSFSLRPLLAIIALGVGGTALAYVAMVTLIGRVGGSRASMTVYITPPVALLVGWAFRNDVVSPIAVGGSAIAILAAWIVGRESTAS is encoded by the coding sequence ATGAAGAATGTGCTCACGACCGCAGAAGGAACTTACGCCGGCGCGTTTGGGCGTCAAGAATGGGGGTTGTTGCTCTTCGTCGGCATTACTTGGGGCGCATCGTTTTTGTTCATTGCAGAGGGTCTTGTTTCCTTTGCCCCGGGTCTCATCGCAACCTTGCGAATCTTCTTCGGGTTGCTTGTTTTGTCTTTCGTGAAAAAGGCGCGGGCACCGGTCCCTCGTGAAGCCTTGCGTCCGATTGCGATACTCGGAGTGCTTTGGATGGCCGTTCCGTTTGTTCTGTTTCCGCTCGCTGAGCAGAGTATTTCATCGGCGTTGGCCGGAATGCTTAACGGTGCGACGCCGATCTTTGCGGTCCTAATCGCCTCCATCATGCTTCGCAAAGCACCAAGTCGCATTCAGATCGCCGGTCTCTTTGTAGGTACGTTCGGTCTTGTGCTGATGGGTCTGCCAAGTTTGGGCGATCCGTCGAGCGCGAGGGGGGTGTTGTTAGTTTTGCTTGCATTAGTCTTCTACGCGTATTCAATCAACCTTGCAGCGCCCCTCCAGCAGCAATACGGTGCTCTCCCGGTGCTGTGGCGTTTGCAGATCGCAGCCCTGATTGCATCTCTGCCACTCGGATTGTTTGGGTTGACGCAAAGTTCGTTTTCGCTGAGACCACTCCTTGCGATAATCGCCTTGGGTGTCGGGGGAACAGCGCTCGCCTACGTTGCAATGGTGACTCTCATCGGCCGCGTTGGCGGTTCGCGAGCGTCGATGACGGTCTATATCACTCCTCCGGTCGCCTTGCTCGTCGGCTGGGCGTTTCGCAACGATGTCGTGTCTCCAATCGCAGTTGGCGGGTCGGCAATTGCAATTCTGGCAGCGTGGATTGTGGGGCGTGAAAGCACCGCGTCGTAA